A single window of Populus nigra chromosome 17, ddPopNigr1.1, whole genome shotgun sequence DNA harbors:
- the LOC133676909 gene encoding cation/H(+) antiporter 27-like — protein sequence MIRFKHEDENYFSFSPVLVQIGLVTLIKTFFQFLLMPFGQQRFVSEILGGIAISPSFLGHMERINRYLFAPRSMMILDTFEVFGLVFVLFLLSLRLDITVVKKCGKLAVVIGLASFVVPTVITTLMASYLRGFFKLELHEDVHVMAVVISISSFHVVFSILEDLKLLNSELGRLALSSSMVSGLFSWSFIVFFANLKEASKFGSKKSKILAHITRIPIVMIIVFAFRPMMWWMVRQTPEGQPLKQSYILIISTMVLFCGFLGEINGHHFLFGPVILGLATPDNPQLNSCLMEKIGTFVNSFLVPCFLVDVGRGINLFLATFQHVAFALMLIFISTLTKLSVIIATSLYYKMPFRDALSLGLILNCKGFVDTLLYNAANKFVGLKTEFFSILVVTAMLQSVFVTLLVRLLYDPSRRYVAYKPRTIQNTGLRSELQIVACLHQQDDVRSIINVLEATNPTRASPIAVYVLNLKKLIEGTLPLFISHRLNNISSAEKIDIVSNAFYQFEQQNQGLVTVQCFTSFAPYATMHDDVCTMVLEKSTSLVIVPFQRYDSPSMRAVNRNILVKAPCSVALLVNRGNLDRYILSGRLTMKVCVVFIGGADDRETLAYAQRMSGHPNIRLIVLRLVSVDQTFTDLIEKRRNSNMINEFRLNNNDCPRVSYKEEMVKHGNDTVRLLGAMCNDFDLIMVGRRHDPDSTQLIGLSEWGEIDQDLGVIGDIMASKDFECKASILVVQQQASVVEEMIQNQKYVSIYNSDR from the exons ATGATACGTTTTAAgcatgaagatgaaaattacTTCAGTTTCTCACCTGTGCTTGTGCAGATTGGTTTAGTTACtcttataaaaacattttttcagtTCCTTCTCATGCCTTTTGGACAGCAGCGTTTTGTTTCGGAAATCCTG GGTGGAATTGCCATAAGCCCTTCATTTCTTGGACATATGGAAAGAATTAATAGATATTTGTTTGCACCAAGGAGTATGATGATTCTTGATACCTTTGAAGTGTTTGGTCTCGTATTCGTTCTTTTCCTGCTTAGCTTACGGCTGGATATAACCGTCGTGAAGAAATGTGGGAAACTTGCAGTTGTTATAGGCCTTGCTTCTTTTGTGGTTCCGACGGTGATAACAACACTAATGGCTTCGTATCTAAGAGGATTCTTTAAACTGGAGCTTCACGAGGATGTCCATGTCATGGCTGTTGTTATATCAATATCTTCCTTCCATGTTGTTTTTTCCATCCTTGAAGATCTCAAGCTCCTCAATTCAGAACTAGGCCGCCTTGCTCTCTCTTCTTCAATGGTCAGTGGATTGTTCAGCTGGagttttatagtattttttgcTAATTTGAAAGAAGCCTCGAAGTTTGGTtcaaagaaaagtaaaatattaGCGCATATAACCAGAATCCCCATTGTTATGATCATTGTTTTCGCTTTCCGACCTATGATGTGGTGGATGGTAAGACAAACCCCTGAAGGACAGCCTCTGAAGCAGTCATATATTTTGATTATCAGTACTATGGTTCTTTTCTGTGGTTTTTTGGGGGAAATCAATggacatcattttctttttggacCTGTGATCTTAGGCTTAGCTACCCCTGATAATCCGCAGCTGAATTCTTGCTTGATGGAGAAGATTGGTACCTTTGTTAATTCATTTCTAGTGCCATGTTTCCTTGTAGATGTTGGCAGAGGAATCAATTTGTTCCTTGCCACATTCCAACATGTTGCATTTGCGCTAATGCTCATCTTTATATCTACCTTGACCAAACTTTCTGTCATTATAGCCACTTCACTCTATTACAAGATGCCATTTCGGGATGCTCTCTCGCTCGGTCTCATCTTGAATTGCAAAGGTTTCGTCGATACACTATTATACAACGCTGCAAATAAGTTCGTG GGGCTAAAAACTGAGTTTTTTAGTATCCTGGTTGTCACAGCAATGCTGCAATCGGTGTTTGTTACCCTGTTAGTGAGACTTCTCTATGACCCTTCAAGAAGATATGTAGCCTACAAACCACGCACAATCCAGAACACCGGACTCCGTTCTGAACTACAAATCGTTGCCTGTCTCCATCAACAAGATGATGTCCGCTCCATTATCAATGTCCTTGAAGCAACCAATCCAACCAGGGCAAGCCCCATAGCGGTTTATGTTTTGAACCTTAAGAAGTTGATTGAAGGCACCTTGCCGCTTTTCATATCGCACAGATTGAACAATATTTCATCTGCTGAGAAAATCGACATTGTCAGCAACGCCTTCTATCAATTTGAACAGCAAAATCAAGGTCTTGTTACTGTACAATGCTTCACATCCTTCGCACCTTATGCTACAATGCACGACGACGTTTGCACTATGGTACTAGAGAAGAGTACCTCCTTGGTGATCGTTCCTTTTCAACGCTATGATAGCCCTTCAATGAGGGCAGTAAACAGGAACATCCTCGTAAAGGCTCCATGTTCTGTCGCTCTCCTTGTTAACCGTGGGAATTTGGATCGATATATTTTATCAGGTCGACTCACAATGAAGGTCTGTGTGGTTTTCATAGGAGGGGCTGATGATCGTGAGACGCTAGCATACGCTCAACGCATGTCCGGGCATCCCAACATCAGGCTGATAGTGCTCAGATTAGTCTCTGTGGACCAAACTTTTACTGATTTGATAGAGAAAAGACGCAACTCGAACATGATCAATGAATTCAGGCTCAACAATAACGACTGCCCGCGTGTTTCATATAAGGAAGAGATGGTTAAACATGGAAATGACACCGTTCGGTTGCTGGGAGCCATGTGCAACGATTTTGATCTCATTATGGTGGGAAGAAGACATGATCCTGATTCTACACAGTTAATTGGACTATCAGAGTGGGGTGAGATTGATCAGGATTTGGGTGTAATCGGAGACATTATGGCATCTAAAGACTTTGAGTGCAAGGCATCCATATTGGTGGTGCAACAACAAGCTTCGGTGGTGGAAGAGAtgattcaaaaccaaaaatacGTATCCATTTATAATTCTGATAGATAG
- the LOC133677387 gene encoding uncharacterized protein LOC133677387 gives MEPTAGKPNFLRNILVKVLLFGVLIIIVRFAYIVTTTGESCNLGDFCFLPDNFNFVIAGTGTGVSTPNKAVESTSAGTSQSDLYRSKDWIKAVHFYSDVFHDLVSDGYMSAISKTLCVETPIGDDVLALKEIGILDSIGIYKKASKPLVISSKENRLPFDENTFDFIFSGGDRLDKTAQRPLDLTVSEIQRTMKPEGFFVAHVSAKDTYSFNSFLDLFNSCKLIKSRDIEGYDSSMPLIREIVLQKKVGSEIVSKDSDGTSRNSCSVPGYKRDLVRNAETLIMEEPLKPWITLKRNIMNIKYLTAMADISFKSRYVYVDVGARSYGSSIGSWFKKQYPKQDRTFDVYAIEADKAFYEEYRVKKGVTLLPYAAWVRNETLRFEINHDPGKEVKEKTRGMGRIQPVKSSLSSRSFNGEVNEIEGFDFAEWLKSTVTEKDFVVMKMDVEGTEFDLIPRLFETGAICLIDEIFLECHYNRWQRCCPGQRSSKYEKTYGQCLDLFTSLRDRGVLVHQWW, from the coding sequence ATGGAGCCTACCGCAGGGAAGCCAAACTTCTTGAGGAACATTCTAGTGAAGGTGTTGTTATTCGGCGTCTTAATCATAATCGTCCGATTCGCCTACATTGTTACAACTACCGGCGAATCATGCAATCTCGGAGACTTCTGTTTCTTACcggataattttaattttgtcatcGCCGGCACCGGAACCGGTGTCTCCACCCCGAACAAGGCGGTGGAATCCACCTCAGCGGGCACCTCACAGTCGGATCTTTACAGGAGTAAAGACTGGATCAAGGCCGTCCATTTCTACTCTGATGTATTTCATGATCTAGTCTCCGACGGTTATATGTCGGCGATCTCGAAGACTCTGTGTGTGGAAACGCCGATAGGAGATGATGTTTTAGCTTTGAAAGAAATCGGTATTTTGGACTCGATTGGAATTTACAAAAAAGCATCAAAGCCTTTGGTGATTTCGTCGAAGGAGAATAGGTTACCGTTCGATGAGAATACTTTTGACTTCATATTCTCCGGTGGGGACCGGTTGGATAAGACTGCACAGCGGCCGTTGGATTTAACGGTATCGGAGATCCAACGGACAATGAAACCCGAAGGGTTTTTTGTGGCTCACGTGAGTGCTAAAGATACGTATAGTTTTAATTCGtttctagatttatttaattcttgcAAATTAATTAAGTCACGTGACATTGAAGGTTATGATTCATCAATGCCTCTTATTAGAGAAATTGTGTTGCAAAAGAAAGTAGGAAGTGAAATTGTTAGCAAAGATTCTGATGGCACTTCACGGAATTCGTGCTCTGTTCCTGGGTATAAAAGGGATTTGGTACGCAATGCGGAGACGTTGATAATGGAGGAGCCATTGAAGCCGTGGATTACCTTGAAAAGGAATATAATGAATATTAAGTATTTGACGGCGATGGCGGATATTAGTTTTAAGAGTAGGTATGTGTATGTTGATGTTGGAGCCAGGAGTTATGGTTCTAGTATAGGGAGCTGGTTTAAGAAGCAGTATCCGAAACAGGACAGGACGTTTGATGTGTATGCGATTGAGGCGGATAAGGCATTTTATGAGGAGTATAGAGTGAAAAAAGGGGTTACATTGTTGCCGTATGCAGCATGGGTGAGGAATGAGACATTGAGGTTTGAGATTAATCATGATCCGGGCAAGGAAGTTAAGGAGAAAACGAGAGGGATGGGGAGAATTCAGCCAGTGAAATCATCGTTGTCATCTAGGAGTTTTAATGGAGAAGTCAATGAGATTGAAGGGTTTGATTTTGCAGAGTGGCTGAAGAGTACGGTGACGGAGAAGGATTTTGTGGTGATGAAGATGGATGTTGAAGGGACTGAGTTTGATTTGATACCAAGGTTGTTTGAGACGGGAGCCATTTGTTTGATTGATGAAATCTTTCTTGAATGTCATTATAATAGGTGGCAAAGATGTTGTCCTGGACAGAGGAGTTCCAAGTATGAGAAAACATATGGGCAGTGCTTGGACCTGTTTACATCTCTTAGAGATAGAGGAGTTCTTGTTCATCAGTGGTGGTGA
- the LOC133677503 gene encoding probable protein phosphatase 2C 65 — MGACCSKEPYSDGVVEDAIEEKELEDEEEGDVIVGDYGARLRLYGPSKYTSMYTQQGRKGINQDAMTVWEEFTGDKDMLFCGVFDGHGPYGHKVARHIRDTLPSRLSREIKTSQNNSFKSRDADGKGDNSDEVNKNKGGKDSVDDDDSSSLLLSSWEATFTKSFKEMDEELSLDASIDSFCSGTTAVTIVKEGNNLIIANLGDSRAVLCSKGPKNQLIPIQLTVDLKPNIASEAERVKNSNGRVFALEKEPELFRIWMPDEDCPGLAMARAFGDFCLKDYGLISTPEVSYRRVTDKDEFVILATDGVWDVLTNYEVIKIVASARKRSMAAKLVVKHAARAWRSKFPGSKVDDSAVICLFLKNRTLLTRSFSEVTQLSVNHSELEGYSDMSLAKFETYSEVSRASLNHSEIAAVPERFRSKKREGSSENADTDFNSEEYEFPHFRLQKVNSSGKFPRLRKVLSRRKSTRAYKGVETVEV; from the exons ATGGGAGCCTGTTGCAGTAAGGAACCATATTCTGACGGGGTGGTAGAGGATGCTATAGAAGAGAAAGAACTAGAGGATGAGGAGGAGGGTGATGTAATTGTTGGAGATTATGGAGCCCGTTTGAGGTTGTATGGACCTTCAAAATATACATCAATGTACACCCAACAAGGAAGGAAAGGGATCAATCAGGATGCCATGACTGTTTGGGAG GAATTTACAGGTGATAAAGATATGCTTTTCTGTGGAGTGTTTGATGGTCATGGTCCCTATGGTCACAAAGTTGCACGCCATATACGTGACACTTTACCCTCAAGGCTCTCTAGAGAAATCAAAACATCACAGAATAATAGCTTCAAAAGTAGAGATGCTGATGGAAAAGGAGATAATAGCGATGAGGTCAATAAAAACAAAGGTGGCAAAGATAGTGTCGACGATGATGATAGCAGCAGTCTGCTGTTATCTTCATGGGAGGCTACCTTCACCAAGTCCTTTAAGGAAATGGATGAAGAACTTAGCCTTGATGCCAGCATTGATAGCTTCTGCAGTGGTACTACTGCTGTAACTATAGTTAAGGAG GGAAACAACCTGATAATTGCCAACTTGGGTGATTCTCGTGCTGTTCTTTGTTCTAAGGGCCCAAAAAATCAACTCATTCCCATCCAATTGACTGTTGATCTGAAACCGAATATTGCAA GTGAAGCTGAAAGAGTCAAGAACTCTAATGGCAGAGTTTTTGCATTGGAAAAGGAACCAGAATTGTTCAGAATATGGATGCCTGATGAAGATTGTCCTGGTCTAGCCATGGCAAGGGCTTTCGGAGATTTCTGCTTGAAAGATTATGGCCTCATTTCAACTCCGGAAGTTTCTTATAGAAGGGTTACTGATAAGGACGAATTTGTGATTCTGGCAACTGATGGG GTGTGGGATGTGTTAACAAACTATGAGGTCATAAAGATTGTTGCTTCTGCAAGGAAGCGATCCATGGCTGCTAAATTGGTAGTAAAGCATGCTGCTCGTGCATGGAGAAGTAAATTTCCTGGCAGCAAGGTTGATGACAGTGCGGTTATATGCTTGTTTCTGAAGAATCGGACTTTGTTAACCAGATCTTTCTCTGAAGTGACCCAACTCAGTGTAAATCATTCCGAGCTTGAAGGCTACTCTGACATGAGTCTGGCCAAATTCGAAACCTATTCTGAGGTGAGCCGGGCCAGTCTCAATCACTCAGAGATTGCTGCAGTTCCTGAGAGGTTTAGATCCAAGAAACGAGAGGGAAGCTCTGAAAATGCCGACACTGATTTTAACTCAGAGGAGTATGAGTTTCCTCATTTCAGATTACAAAAAGTTAATTCATCCGGAAAGTTCCCTCGACTTCGCAAAGTTTTGAGTCGACGAAAATCAACCAGAGCTTACAAAGGTGTTGAAACTGTTGAAGTTTGA